The proteins below are encoded in one region of Pseudonocardia sp. DSM 110487:
- a CDS encoding TetR/AcrR family transcriptional regulator C-terminal domain-containing protein codes for MEDVALKLLVCFTDERSWTLRRLVMAEVTQMPDLVDVFLGRAAARVNQSLADRLLALSVAGHLRVDDPTLAAEQFGSLLTGGMDGRTRFGTRRVPEPELREVARATVDTFLRAFAPA; via the coding sequence CTGGAGGACGTCGCGCTCAAGCTGCTCGTCTGCTTCACCGACGAGCGGTCGTGGACGTTGCGCAGGCTCGTGATGGCCGAGGTCACGCAGATGCCCGACCTGGTCGACGTCTTCCTCGGCCGGGCCGCGGCCCGCGTCAACCAGTCGCTGGCCGACCGGCTGCTCGCGCTGTCCGTCGCGGGACACCTCCGAGTCGACGACCCCACCCTCGCCGCGGAGCAGTTCGGCAGCCTGCTGACCGGCGGGATGGACGGGCGCACCCGGTTCGGGACGCGCCGGGTGCCCGAGCCGGAGCTGCGCGAGGTCGCCCGTGCAACCGTCGACACGTTCCTGCGGGCATTCGCGCCCGCCTGA
- a CDS encoding GNAT family N-acetyltransferase, giving the protein MSEQHVLDNPIRASLLGPHARFAVRHESVVRYPPDVCPFTALPDEPGLDAWMDLAALVGPGATAAVSAPSVEPPPGWEVLADIAAVQLVDTGVAAEPDPDAVVLGPADVPEMLALVERTRPGPFLPRTIEMGTYLGIRRDGELVAMAGERLHPPGWTEISAVCTDERFRRHGLATRLVLAVAAGIRERGETPLLHAAATNVHAIRLYESLGFALRRHTRFVGLRALVEAVA; this is encoded by the coding sequence GTGAGCGAGCAGCACGTTCTCGACAACCCGATCCGCGCCTCGCTCCTCGGCCCCCACGCGCGCTTCGCGGTGCGACACGAGTCGGTCGTGCGTTATCCGCCCGACGTGTGCCCGTTCACGGCGCTGCCCGACGAGCCGGGCCTCGACGCGTGGATGGATCTGGCCGCGCTGGTCGGCCCCGGCGCGACGGCGGCCGTGTCGGCTCCGAGCGTCGAGCCACCGCCGGGCTGGGAGGTGCTCGCCGACATCGCGGCGGTCCAGCTCGTCGACACCGGTGTCGCGGCCGAGCCGGACCCCGACGCAGTGGTCCTCGGTCCCGCCGACGTGCCGGAGATGCTCGCCCTCGTGGAGCGCACCCGTCCGGGACCGTTCCTGCCCCGCACCATCGAGATGGGCACCTACCTCGGCATCCGGCGCGACGGCGAGCTCGTCGCGATGGCGGGCGAGCGGCTGCACCCGCCCGGCTGGACCGAGATCAGCGCCGTCTGCACCGACGAGCGGTTCCGCAGGCACGGGCTGGCCACCCGGCTCGTGCTGGCCGTCGCCGCCGGGATCCGGGAGCGCGGCGAGACCCCGCTGCTGCACGCCGCGGCGACGAACGTGCACGCGATCCGGCTGTACGAGTCGCTGGGCTTCGCGCTGCGCAGGCACACCCGGTTCGTCGGCCTCCGCGCGCTCGTCGAGGCCGTCGCCTGA
- a CDS encoding chromate resistance protein ChrB domain-containing protein: protein MRWATRRGVHIDRAASAWLIRRFVDPDAEFVFVGDRSEVPGDATPFDMRGVELGHQPGPTGQDCTFETILRRYDLTDPVLWKLAEVVHEADLEDDRFDAPEAAGLDAVLRGLSMTSGDAAVLAVTGPLFDGLYEYFRRAVLLGRPPT from the coding sequence GTGAGGTGGGCGACGCGCCGCGGGGTGCACATCGACCGCGCGGCGTCGGCTTGGCTCATCCGGCGGTTCGTCGACCCGGACGCCGAGTTCGTGTTCGTGGGCGACCGCAGCGAGGTGCCCGGCGACGCCACCCCGTTCGACATGCGCGGGGTGGAGCTGGGCCACCAGCCCGGCCCCACCGGGCAGGACTGCACGTTCGAGACGATCCTGCGCCGCTACGACCTGACCGACCCGGTGCTGTGGAAGCTCGCCGAGGTCGTGCACGAGGCCGACCTTGAGGACGACCGGTTCGACGCCCCCGAGGCGGCGGGGCTGGACGCCGTGCTGCGCGGGTTGTCGATGACCAGCGGCGACGCCGCCGTGCTCGCCGTCACCGGGCCGCTGTTCGACGGTCTCTACGAGTACTTCCGGCGGGCCGTGCTGCTCGGCCGGCCGCCGACGTGA
- a CDS encoding FAD-dependent oxidoreductase, translating to MTTRDVLISGAGVAGSTLAYWLARNGFRPTVVERSPGQRSSGNPVDVRGPAMPVVEAMGVVPRLRDVATRTTMMRLLDASGRSITTVGMPAARGNEIEVPRADLAGVLYEAARDEAEFLFDDAITAVRQDEHGVELTFEHGAPRRFDLVIGADGLHSAVRRMAFGPEGDFLRSAGLHVATMPLGEPVEHPHEVLIHNAPGRLVSIHPARDKALIAFIFRSSNGDEEIDYRNVDQHKRIVTEAYADAGWRVPQLLDRLADADDLFFDAVSVVDLPTWSTRRIALLGDAASCVSLLGDGSSLAIAGAHALATALAEQPADHAAAFGRYERAHRSRVTPKQRAITRSAALLVPKTRLGLAARNLAARLWPGGA from the coding sequence ATGACGACTCGCGACGTGTTGATCTCCGGGGCCGGCGTGGCCGGATCGACGCTGGCCTACTGGCTGGCCCGCAACGGGTTCCGGCCCACCGTGGTGGAGCGGTCCCCCGGGCAGCGCTCCAGCGGGAACCCCGTCGACGTGCGCGGTCCGGCCATGCCGGTGGTCGAGGCGATGGGGGTCGTGCCGCGGCTACGCGACGTCGCCACGCGAACGACCATGATGCGACTGCTCGACGCCTCCGGCCGCTCGATCACCACGGTGGGCATGCCGGCGGCCCGCGGCAATGAGATCGAAGTGCCACGTGCTGATCTCGCAGGCGTCCTGTATGAGGCGGCGCGGGACGAGGCCGAGTTCCTCTTCGACGACGCGATCACCGCAGTGCGCCAGGACGAGCACGGTGTGGAGCTCACGTTCGAGCACGGCGCCCCGCGTCGCTTCGACCTGGTGATCGGCGCTGACGGGTTGCACTCCGCGGTGCGGCGCATGGCCTTCGGGCCGGAGGGCGACTTCCTGCGCTCCGCCGGCCTCCACGTCGCGACCATGCCGCTCGGCGAACCGGTCGAGCACCCGCACGAGGTGCTCATCCACAACGCCCCTGGGCGGCTGGTCTCGATCCACCCCGCCCGCGACAAGGCGCTGATCGCGTTCATCTTCCGCAGTAGCAACGGCGACGAGGAGATCGACTACCGGAACGTGGATCAGCACAAGCGGATCGTCACCGAGGCCTACGCGGACGCCGGATGGCGCGTTCCGCAGCTGCTCGACCGCCTCGCCGACGCCGACGACCTCTTCTTCGATGCCGTCAGCGTTGTCGATCTGCCCACGTGGTCCACCCGCCGCATCGCGCTGCTCGGCGACGCCGCCTCCTGCGTGTCCCTGCTCGGCGACGGTTCCAGCCTCGCCATCGCAGGCGCTCACGCCCTGGCCACCGCGCTCGCCGAACAACCCGCCGACCACGCCGCCGCCTTCGGCCGGTACGAGCGTGCCCACCGCTCCCGGGTCACGCCGAAACAGCGCGCGATCACGCGATCAGCGGCCCTGCTCGTGCCGAAGACCAGGCTCGGCCTCGCCGCCCGCAACCTCGCCGCCCGGCTGTGGCCCGGCGGTGCCTGA
- a CDS encoding class I adenylate-forming enzyme family protein: MDLLIGDTVADAAAIAPRATAATLGDEVVSFSHLDDEANRVAHTLHGQGVRRGDLVAWWTGGSLRSLAGMVACARLGAVFAPISPQLETAEAADVLDYVDPRLVVADGPRRDAAHDTGRPVAMLDELGRGASHSPVAVDVRDCDPHILYLTSGSTGRPKGVLVSHRATWLRSAPGSGTFAGAIRGDGGVLSSFPLHHYGGWHYVVEAWLHRTAVHLVRRADAEHLLAAVARHRPTAMYCIPAVWERVLAAPGDLGCLRHADTGTSRVADDLVERLRRRAPGATTTVLYGSSEAGPMTALRHWHLDAKRGSVGRPISPGVLRIAPDGEILFRGPTLMSSYLRLPAETAAAVRDGWYHSGDLGVRDDDGFVHITGRKREVIRSGGETVGPAEVEAALRTLPGIADVAVIGLPDERWGEVVCAVIVPEPGADVPDVAALRAGLTGLSGYKHPRRVVPTTAIPRTPATGQVMRSAIRDAVLRELATGKAGAAFRPTARSSEPIRRTGRSSVGGMAHERGEAS, encoded by the coding sequence GTGGACCTGCTGATCGGCGACACGGTGGCGGACGCGGCGGCCATCGCCCCGCGAGCCACGGCCGCCACCCTCGGCGACGAGGTCGTCTCGTTCTCCCACCTCGACGACGAGGCGAACCGCGTCGCGCACACGCTCCACGGCCAGGGCGTCCGGCGGGGTGACCTCGTCGCCTGGTGGACCGGCGGCTCGCTGCGGTCGCTCGCGGGGATGGTGGCCTGCGCGCGGCTCGGCGCGGTCTTCGCGCCGATCTCACCGCAGCTGGAGACGGCCGAGGCCGCCGACGTACTGGACTACGTGGACCCGCGGCTCGTGGTGGCGGACGGGCCGCGCCGCGATGCCGCCCACGACACGGGCCGGCCGGTCGCCATGCTGGACGAGCTCGGTCGCGGCGCCTCGCACTCCCCCGTCGCCGTGGATGTCCGCGACTGCGACCCGCACATCCTCTACCTCACCAGCGGGAGCACGGGCCGGCCGAAGGGCGTGCTGGTGAGCCACCGCGCCACCTGGCTGCGCTCGGCGCCGGGCTCCGGCACCTTCGCGGGCGCGATCCGCGGCGACGGTGGTGTGCTGTCCAGCTTCCCGCTCCACCACTACGGCGGCTGGCACTACGTGGTCGAGGCGTGGCTGCACCGCACCGCCGTCCACCTCGTCCGCCGCGCCGACGCGGAGCACCTGCTCGCCGCAGTCGCCCGGCACCGGCCCACCGCGATGTACTGCATCCCCGCGGTGTGGGAGCGGGTGCTCGCCGCGCCCGGCGACCTGGGTTGCCTGCGGCACGCCGACACCGGAACGTCCCGCGTCGCCGACGACCTGGTCGAGCGGCTGCGCAGACGCGCGCCCGGCGCCACGACCACCGTGCTGTACGGCAGCAGCGAGGCGGGCCCGATGACCGCGCTGCGGCACTGGCACCTCGACGCGAAGCGCGGCAGCGTCGGGCGCCCCATCTCCCCCGGCGTGCTGAGGATCGCCCCCGACGGCGAGATCCTCTTCCGCGGCCCGACGCTCATGAGCTCCTACCTGCGCCTGCCCGCGGAGACCGCGGCCGCCGTCCGCGACGGCTGGTACCACTCCGGCGACCTCGGCGTCCGCGACGACGACGGGTTCGTCCACATCACCGGCCGCAAGCGCGAGGTGATCCGCTCCGGGGGCGAGACCGTGGGGCCCGCCGAGGTCGAGGCGGCGCTGCGCACGCTGCCCGGGATCGCGGACGTGGCCGTGATCGGGCTGCCGGACGAGCGCTGGGGCGAGGTCGTGTGCGCGGTCATCGTTCCCGAGCCCGGTGCCGACGTGCCGGATGTCGCCGCGCTGCGCGCCGGGCTGACGGGCCTCTCGGGCTACAAGCACCCACGCCGTGTGGTGCCGACAACGGCAATCCCCCGCACCCCTGCCACCGGCCAGGTGATGCGATCCGCGATACGCGATGCCGTGCTGCGGGAGCTCGCCACCGGCAAGGCCGGGGCGGCGTTCCGACCAACGGCGCGTTCGTCGGAACCTATCCGACGAACGGGCCGCTCGTCGGTCGGTGGCATGGCTCACGAGCGCGGCGAGGCATCGTGA
- the chrA gene encoding chromate efflux transporter, giving the protein MTADERATADVVPFRSATRAWFAISLQTFGGPAGQIAVMQRALVDDRRWISQRRFLHALNYCMLLPGPEAHQLAIYVGWLLNGLRGGLVAGVLFVLPGMVALLALSAIYVAFGDATAVAALFTGLGAAVVAIVAQAVVRVAGRALRHPVLIAIAVAAFVALAVFGIPFPVVIAAAALIGWWAARRVPGFHRSQHAEEAADGPEPLIADEALHAESPSTTRTLRALAIGLVVWTAPIALAALVLGTASIFTAQGLFFAGTALVTFGGAYAVLAFVAQQAVQTFGWITAGDMVRGLALAETTPGPLIMVVQFVAFLGAYADPGPLSPWTAGVVASLLVTWVTFVPSFLFIFLGAPYIERLRGNTAIAGALAGITAAVVGVIANLGVYFAESTLFATVHAGPLALQVPELATLRPVPLVIALAAAGLIFLARWPVLRVLGISAALGLAAGLVGLPVG; this is encoded by the coding sequence ATGACGGCTGACGAGCGGGCCACGGCGGATGTCGTGCCCTTCCGGTCCGCGACGCGGGCGTGGTTCGCGATCTCCCTGCAGACCTTCGGCGGACCCGCAGGCCAGATCGCCGTCATGCAGCGCGCATTGGTCGACGACCGCCGGTGGATCAGCCAGCGCCGGTTCCTGCACGCGCTGAACTACTGCATGCTGCTGCCCGGCCCGGAGGCCCACCAGCTCGCGATCTACGTGGGATGGTTGCTGAACGGGCTGCGCGGCGGGCTGGTCGCCGGAGTGCTGTTCGTGCTGCCCGGCATGGTCGCCCTGCTGGCCCTCTCGGCGATCTACGTCGCGTTCGGGGACGCCACCGCCGTCGCCGCGCTGTTCACCGGCCTCGGCGCGGCCGTCGTCGCGATCGTCGCCCAGGCGGTGGTGCGGGTGGCGGGCCGGGCGTTGCGGCACCCCGTGCTCATCGCGATCGCCGTCGCGGCCTTCGTCGCGCTGGCGGTGTTCGGGATCCCGTTCCCGGTGGTGATCGCGGCCGCGGCGCTGATCGGGTGGTGGGCGGCGCGCCGGGTTCCCGGGTTCCACCGCTCCCAGCACGCTGAGGAGGCCGCCGACGGGCCGGAGCCGCTGATCGCCGACGAGGCGCTGCACGCCGAGTCACCATCCACCACGCGCACGCTGCGCGCGCTCGCGATCGGCCTGGTCGTCTGGACCGCGCCGATCGCGCTGGCCGCCCTCGTGCTCGGGACGGCGAGCATCTTCACCGCGCAGGGGCTCTTCTTCGCCGGCACCGCCCTCGTCACGTTCGGCGGGGCGTACGCGGTACTCGCCTTCGTCGCCCAGCAGGCCGTGCAGACCTTCGGCTGGATCACCGCGGGTGACATGGTCCGCGGTCTCGCGCTGGCCGAGACCACCCCGGGACCGTTGATCATGGTGGTGCAGTTCGTCGCCTTCCTCGGCGCGTACGCCGATCCCGGCCCGCTCTCGCCGTGGACGGCGGGTGTCGTCGCGTCACTGCTGGTGACGTGGGTGACGTTCGTGCCGAGTTTCCTGTTCATCTTCCTCGGCGCCCCCTACATCGAGCGGTTGCGCGGCAACACGGCGATCGCGGGCGCGCTGGCCGGCATCACCGCCGCGGTCGTCGGGGTGATCGCGAACCTCGGCGTCTACTTCGCGGAGAGCACGCTGTTCGCGACGGTGCACGCCGGTCCGCTCGCGCTCCAGGTGCCCGAACTCGCGACCCTGCGCCCGGTCCCGCTCGTCATCGCACTCGCCGCGGCCGGGCTGATCTTCCTCGCCCGCTGGCCCGTACTGCGCGTCCTCGGGATCAGTGCGGCACTCGGCCTCGCGGCCGGTCTCGTCGGTCTGCCCGTGGGCTGA
- a CDS encoding lactate racemase domain-containing protein produces MTATTAAIRWSAWFDDRDLELTFPDGWSVRTCPPADGPDLGDGAIVAAVRNPIGTPPLRELARGKRAPCIVIDDLSRPTRGDRLLPVVLDELAAAGIDPQDVRVLVGVANHRTLMRADLEKKLGARALRTCRVRNHFSWAGCTRVGTTSRGTPIEVNDLFLAADLRILVGSIVPHPVAGFSGGAKMVLPAVSSIHAATAFHTGVPVAGETVGTAETVARRDAEEAARHVGVDFILNTVTTSRRGIAGVVAGDLVAAHRAGVEIAARVYDTAAPAGADICVLSSYPKDNEFLQYAAAFTPLQSAPEPLVRPGGSVVMASAASEGPGFHSLFGPGMRFGGRLPRPPGECELAFFAPGVSPGDLPDPDRDAVPLFDTWEQTEKWLVARHGRHAEVTVFPCAVTQLVRVSPRADRRDRPRGRVPH; encoded by the coding sequence GTGACCGCCACGACGGCCGCGATCCGCTGGTCGGCCTGGTTCGACGACCGCGATCTCGAGCTGACCTTCCCCGACGGCTGGTCGGTGCGCACGTGCCCGCCCGCGGACGGCCCTGACCTCGGGGACGGCGCGATCGTCGCGGCGGTGCGGAACCCGATCGGCACGCCGCCGCTGCGGGAGCTCGCGAGGGGCAAGCGGGCGCCCTGCATCGTGATCGACGACCTGTCCCGCCCCACGCGCGGCGACCGGCTGCTCCCCGTGGTGCTCGACGAGCTCGCGGCGGCCGGGATCGATCCCCAGGACGTGCGCGTCCTCGTCGGCGTGGCGAACCACCGCACCCTCATGCGCGCCGATCTGGAGAAGAAGCTCGGGGCTCGGGCGCTGCGCACCTGCCGGGTACGCAACCACTTCTCCTGGGCCGGGTGCACCCGCGTGGGCACGACGAGCCGGGGCACCCCCATCGAGGTCAACGACCTGTTCCTCGCCGCCGACCTGCGCATCCTCGTCGGATCGATCGTGCCGCACCCCGTGGCCGGGTTCTCCGGTGGCGCCAAGATGGTCCTGCCCGCGGTGTCGAGCATCCACGCCGCGACCGCGTTCCACACCGGGGTGCCCGTGGCGGGCGAGACCGTCGGCACCGCCGAGACCGTCGCCCGCCGCGACGCCGAGGAGGCGGCCCGGCACGTCGGCGTCGACTTCATCCTCAACACGGTCACCACGAGCAGGCGCGGGATCGCCGGTGTCGTCGCGGGCGACCTCGTCGCCGCCCACCGCGCAGGGGTGGAGATCGCGGCCAGGGTGTACGACACCGCCGCACCGGCAGGCGCCGACATCTGCGTCCTGTCGAGCTACCCGAAGGACAACGAGTTCCTGCAGTACGCGGCGGCGTTCACGCCGCTGCAGAGCGCGCCGGAGCCGCTCGTCCGACCCGGCGGCTCGGTGGTGATGGCGAGCGCCGCCAGCGAGGGCCCCGGCTTCCACTCCCTGTTCGGTCCGGGCATGCGGTTCGGCGGACGGCTGCCGCGACCGCCGGGTGAGTGCGAGCTCGCGTTCTTCGCCCCGGGCGTCTCCCCGGGTGACCTGCCCGATCCCGATCGGGACGCCGTCCCGCTCTTCGACACGTGGGAGCAGACCGAGAAGTGGCTGGTGGCGCGCCACGGCCGGCATGCGGAGGTAACCGTCTTCCCGTGCGCCGTCACGCAGCTGGTCCGGGTCAGCCCACGGGCAGACCGACGAGACCGGCCGCGAGGCCGAGTGCCGCACTGA
- a CDS encoding Chromate resistance protein ChrB produces MPNGSSDAGEWVLLCYRVPREPSTPRIAIWRRLKRLGVAQVGDGVVALPADARTREQLEWVAEDVVQAGGSAMLWTARPETVADERRLAGQMAAARAAEYAHVRDQAEAGGGVAALRRLRGELRRIERRDFFPPAERTAARAAVEALAARGGALTEQA; encoded by the coding sequence GTGCCGAATGGCTCGAGCGATGCGGGGGAGTGGGTGCTGCTCTGCTACCGGGTGCCTCGGGAGCCGTCCACGCCGCGGATCGCGATCTGGCGGAGGCTGAAGCGGCTGGGTGTGGCGCAGGTCGGCGACGGCGTGGTCGCGCTCCCGGCCGACGCGCGTACCCGCGAGCAGTTGGAGTGGGTGGCCGAGGACGTGGTGCAGGCCGGCGGGTCGGCGATGCTGTGGACGGCGAGGCCGGAGACGGTCGCGGACGAGCGTCGGCTCGCCGGGCAGATGGCCGCCGCGCGGGCCGCCGAGTACGCCCACGTCCGCGACCAGGCCGAGGCCGGCGGCGGGGTCGCGGCGCTGCGGCGGCTGCGCGGTGAGCTCAGGCGCATCGAGCGACGGGACTTCTTCCCGCCCGCAGAGCGCACGGCCGCCCGGGCGGCCGTCGAGGCACTCGCCGCGCGTGGCGGTGCGCTGACGGAGCAGGCGTGA